The Humulus lupulus chromosome 4, drHumLupu1.1, whole genome shotgun sequence genome has a window encoding:
- the LOC133831300 gene encoding protein MLP2-like isoform X2, which translates to MQTSEQSQQLMIQNQNSGSLSFNSNLSREDEEMSRSALSTFKAKEEEIERKRMEVREKVQAQLGRVEEETKRLATIREELEGLADPMRKEVAMVRKKIDAINKELKPLGHTCQKKEKEYKDALEAFNDKNKEKVQLITKLMELVSDSEKMRLKKLEELSKNIDSMHMH; encoded by the exons ATGCAGACGAGTGAGCAATCTCAACAATTAATGATTCAGAATCAGAACTCGGGAAGCCTGAGCTTCAATAGCAATCTTTCGAGAGAGGATGAAGAGATGTCGAGGTCGGCTCTCTCGACTTTCAAAGCCAAGGAAGAAGAGATCGAGAGGAAGAGGATGGAGGTCAGAGAGAAAGTCCAAGCTCAGTTGGGTCGAGTTGAAGAAGAGACTAAGCGTTTGGCTACCATTCGTGAG GAGCTTGAAGGACTAGCAGATCCAATGAGAAAGGAAGTTGCTATGGTTCGAAAGAAGATCGATGCAATTAACAAAGAATTAAAGCCATTAGGACACACTTGCCAGAAGAAG GAAAAAGAATACAAAGATGCCCTTGAGGCCTTTAACGATAAGAACAAGGAGAAAGTACAGCTGATAACCAAACTAATGGAG TTGGTCAGTGACAGTGAAAAGATGAGGCTGAAGAAGCTGGAGGAGCTGAGTAAGAACATAGATTCCATGCACATGCACTGA
- the LOC133831300 gene encoding protein MLP2-like isoform X1: MQTSEQSQQLMIQNQNSGSLSFNSNLSREDEEMSRSALSTFKAKEEEIERKRMEVREKVQAQLGRVEEETKRLATIREELEGLADPMRKEVAMVRKKIDAINKELKPLGHTCQKKEKEYKDALEAFNDKNKEKVQLITKLMEFEQLVSDSEKMRLKKLEELSKNIDSMHMH, from the exons ATGCAGACGAGTGAGCAATCTCAACAATTAATGATTCAGAATCAGAACTCGGGAAGCCTGAGCTTCAATAGCAATCTTTCGAGAGAGGATGAAGAGATGTCGAGGTCGGCTCTCTCGACTTTCAAAGCCAAGGAAGAAGAGATCGAGAGGAAGAGGATGGAGGTCAGAGAGAAAGTCCAAGCTCAGTTGGGTCGAGTTGAAGAAGAGACTAAGCGTTTGGCTACCATTCGTGAG GAGCTTGAAGGACTAGCAGATCCAATGAGAAAGGAAGTTGCTATGGTTCGAAAGAAGATCGATGCAATTAACAAAGAATTAAAGCCATTAGGACACACTTGCCAGAAGAAG GAAAAAGAATACAAAGATGCCCTTGAGGCCTTTAACGATAAGAACAAGGAGAAAGTACAGCTGATAACCAAACTAATGGAG TTCGAACAGTTGGTCAGTGACAGTGAAAAGATGAGGCTGAAGAAGCTGGAGGAGCTGAGTAAGAACATAGATTCCATGCACATGCACTGA